A single genomic interval of Spirosoma linguale DSM 74 harbors:
- a CDS encoding hypothetical protein (KEGG: gme:Gmet_1389 hypothetical protein) translates to MLALLQSNVFSSILSLKPGKKIIFWAKIAVFLALIGYIVHVLRQQPFDWPLVSAQLRAVEHPERWALGLVVLTPVNWGLEALKWQILLRRVVPTGFWQAYQGVLAGVSLGFALPAQLGDTAGRVLSLRTNRAGAIGASLVSGGMQFYVAIVFGTVAWAQHLRLVSERNNQTGQWLLVVLTLLSLGGVVFGICRRPMVSFLAGRTGLNRFSDYWKVAVQYSDWEIVRALAVAGLRYVVFSGQFYLAMRLVGLELPLVWAVSGIGLVFLAKTITPAFNLLSDLGVREAASLWVFAPVGSSASVLITVTLTLWVANVLTPVLAGLIWLWKLKLTAE, encoded by the coding sequence GTGTTGGCTCTATTACAAAGTAACGTGTTCTCCTCTATTTTGTCGCTGAAACCGGGTAAAAAAATCATCTTTTGGGCTAAAATAGCCGTGTTTTTGGCCCTCATCGGTTACATCGTCCATGTTTTGCGCCAGCAACCGTTCGACTGGCCCCTTGTCAGCGCCCAGCTTCGGGCGGTCGAACACCCCGAACGGTGGGCGTTGGGCTTAGTTGTTCTTACACCGGTCAACTGGGGGCTCGAAGCCTTGAAATGGCAGATTCTGCTCCGGCGGGTTGTGCCTACGGGGTTCTGGCAGGCGTATCAGGGGGTACTGGCCGGTGTGTCGTTAGGCTTCGCTTTGCCGGCTCAACTGGGTGATACCGCCGGACGGGTACTGTCGCTGCGCACCAACCGGGCCGGTGCCATCGGGGCGTCACTGGTGTCGGGTGGTATGCAATTCTATGTTGCTATAGTCTTTGGTACCGTTGCCTGGGCGCAGCACCTTCGGCTGGTGTCTGAGCGCAACAACCAGACCGGCCAATGGCTGCTGGTTGTCCTCACATTGTTATCGCTGGGTGGGGTAGTGTTCGGTATATGCCGTCGGCCGATGGTTTCGTTTCTGGCGGGCCGTACGGGCTTGAACCGCTTTTCCGATTACTGGAAGGTGGCTGTTCAGTATTCCGATTGGGAGATCGTCCGGGCACTGGCGGTTGCGGGGTTACGGTATGTCGTTTTCTCGGGGCAGTTTTATCTGGCCATGCGGCTGGTTGGACTGGAATTACCCCTGGTTTGGGCCGTATCGGGTATTGGGCTGGTCTTTCTGGCAAAAACGATCACCCCCGCATTTAATTTACTGAGCGATCTGGGGGTTCGGGAAGCTGCTTCCTTATGGGTGTTTGCGCCCGTTGGTAGTTCGGCATCGGTGTTAATAACGGTCACCCTGACGCTCTGGGTAGCCAACGTCCTGACGCCCGTATTGGCTGGCCTGATCTGGCTCTGGAAACTCAAACTAACCGCTGAATGA
- a CDS encoding pirin-like protein (KEGG: pcr:Pcryo_1544 pirin-like) — protein MIDTRTQAQLYVADQRGCSQNSFFRSYHTFNFGPYTAEHRSAFGGLRVLNDDTLGPGHRLSLTVDDDTAVVLIPLVGGLEFNSPVADGFLEAGQVQTVWLTKGMSYQLSNPYETELINFVQLWFSSGSETSLITSRQSDIDLTTTDQLLPAFALTSLRDDSEPAGMGFIGKFNGRAEGTYALKNPQNGVFVFILSGAFEVQNRLLHERDGLSLMNMPEAIVEVEALSNNAILLLMEVPLHG, from the coding sequence ATGATAGACACCAGAACGCAGGCCCAGTTATATGTGGCCGACCAGCGCGGCTGCTCTCAGAACAGTTTTTTCCGGAGTTACCACACCTTCAACTTCGGGCCATATACGGCCGAACACCGGAGTGCTTTTGGTGGACTGCGGGTTTTAAACGATGATACGCTTGGTCCGGGGCACCGGTTGTCGTTAACGGTCGATGACGACACCGCTGTTGTGCTCATTCCGCTAGTGGGCGGTCTGGAGTTCAACAGCCCGGTTGCCGACGGCTTTCTGGAAGCGGGACAGGTTCAAACAGTATGGCTAACAAAGGGGATGTCGTATCAACTCAGTAATCCGTACGAAACGGAGCTGATCAATTTTGTTCAGCTCTGGTTTTCCAGTGGTTCCGAAACCAGTTTGATTACATCCCGGCAATCGGACATTGACCTGACGACTACCGACCAACTTCTCCCCGCCTTCGCGCTAACCTCCCTCAGGGATGATAGCGAACCGGCTGGCATGGGCTTTATCGGCAAATTTAACGGACGGGCTGAAGGAACGTACGCCCTCAAAAATCCCCAAAATGGCGTTTTTGTCTTTATTCTGAGTGGTGCTTTCGAAGTTCAGAACCGGCTCCTCCACGAACGCGACGGTTTATCGCTGATGAACATGCCGGAGGCCATAGTGGAGGTTGAGGCCTTATCCAACAATGCTATTCTGCTGCTCATGGAAGTGCCCCTGCACGGCTAA
- a CDS encoding signal transduction histidine kinase, LytS (PFAM: histidine kinase internal region~KEGG: maq:Maqu_0489 histidine kinase internal region) — translation MNNRFSQIAIHLLGCLTFLALPYVFADDGFARLAELPYNPHEQRTQVSYLLTIGFFYVNYYVLIPRLYFARRYVLYAVASVGCFLLIESTLAAINRRAYRPPVRPSFSAPPPNAAYRHEGIQGTYPPSLPPPGQRQPGLPSELAQTFFLTLAGFLMALALRVNSRWRETEQEKIQTELSYLKAQINPHFLFNTLNSIYSLAIIESPQTAAALVELSSFLRYVIQESQKNRVSVHNELDYIRQYIALQRLRLGDTAQIEFTVEGSPGSQQIAPLLLISFIENAFKYGVSPEEPSTIRIGIRLEEQAIHCHVFNKKVRIFQPTAVASGIGLTNTKARLQLLYPTHHQLRINDLADRFTVDLSITLS, via the coding sequence ATGAATAACCGGTTCTCCCAGATCGCGATTCACTTGTTGGGTTGCCTTACGTTTCTGGCCCTGCCCTACGTCTTTGCCGACGATGGATTTGCCCGGTTGGCCGAGCTCCCTTACAATCCGCACGAACAGCGCACGCAGGTGTCGTATCTGTTAACCATTGGGTTCTTTTACGTCAATTATTATGTACTGATTCCGAGGCTCTATTTCGCCAGACGCTATGTTCTGTATGCGGTTGCGTCGGTAGGCTGTTTTTTACTGATTGAGAGTACACTGGCCGCTATCAACCGGCGAGCGTATCGTCCACCCGTCAGGCCCTCCTTTTCGGCCCCACCCCCCAATGCCGCTTACCGGCACGAGGGGATTCAGGGAACCTATCCTCCGTCACTGCCGCCCCCTGGACAACGCCAGCCCGGCCTTCCTTCCGAATTGGCGCAAACCTTTTTTCTGACGCTGGCCGGATTTCTGATGGCGCTGGCCCTGCGCGTCAACAGCCGCTGGCGGGAAACGGAACAGGAGAAAATACAGACCGAACTGTCGTACCTCAAAGCCCAGATAAACCCTCATTTTCTGTTCAATACCCTGAACAGCATCTATTCACTGGCCATTATCGAGTCGCCCCAAACGGCAGCCGCCCTTGTTGAACTGTCGTCGTTTCTGCGGTACGTTATTCAGGAATCGCAGAAGAACCGGGTTTCCGTGCATAACGAACTCGATTACATCCGTCAGTATATCGCCCTGCAACGACTACGACTGGGCGATACGGCCCAAATCGAGTTTACCGTTGAAGGCAGCCCCGGTAGTCAGCAGATTGCTCCCCTCCTCCTGATTTCATTCATTGAAAATGCCTTTAAGTACGGCGTCAGCCCGGAGGAGCCCTCTACCATTCGGATTGGCATCCGGCTCGAAGAGCAAGCAATTCATTGCCATGTTTTCAACAAAAAGGTTCGGATTTTTCAGCCAACGGCCGTAGCGAGCGGTATCGGGCTGACCAACACCAAAGCCCGGTTGCAGCTTTTATATCCAACGCATCACCAACTGCGCATCAACGACCTGGCAGATCGCTTTACCGTTGATTTATCTATTACACTGTCATGA
- a CDS encoding protein of unknown function UPF0047 (PFAM: protein of unknown function UPF0047~KEGG: pmr:PMI0674 hypothetical protein), with product MAIFQHTFQLPAYPRGFHLITQIIEREFAAIRQIKVGLLQVFIQHTSASLTINENADPTVRGDFERFFNRTVRENESYYEHDYEGSDDMPAHLKAALIGHSVTIPITNGRLNLGIWQGVYLGEHRNNGGRRTLVLTAWGD from the coding sequence ATGGCCATCTTCCAGCATACGTTTCAGCTCCCGGCTTACCCGCGCGGCTTCCATCTGATTACCCAAATCATTGAGCGGGAGTTTGCTGCGATCCGACAGATCAAGGTTGGCTTGCTGCAGGTTTTTATACAACACACCTCGGCCAGCCTGACCATCAATGAGAACGCCGACCCTACTGTTCGCGGTGATTTTGAACGGTTTTTCAACCGAACAGTACGCGAAAATGAATCTTATTACGAGCACGATTATGAGGGCTCCGACGATATGCCCGCCCACCTGAAGGCGGCTTTAATTGGGCACTCCGTCACGATTCCGATCACAAACGGACGGCTGAACCTCGGTATCTGGCAAGGCGTCTATCTGGGTGAACACCGCAACAACGGCGGCCGTCGGACACTCGTGCTAACGGCATGGGGAGACTAA
- a CDS encoding glycosyl transferase family 2 (PFAM: glycosyl transferase family 2~KEGG: mch:Mchl_3743 glycosyl transferase family 2), with protein MPVTNTPDWPQSRPGSPLISILIAARNEEHAILTCLEAVNRLNYPTDQLEVLIGNDQSTDQTATLVAGFIQDKPAFQLMDIRESVSGLRGKANVLAQLANQARGQLFFFTDADTQVPPDWLIAMGHSFQKRTGIVTGVTLPEGPNLFHKLQTVDWLYNLTLTHLVSSMGLPVTAMGNNMAVSREGYHAVGGYESLPFSVVEDYALFRAVVAKGYGFANLLNADVLARTRAVDTLDGFLHQRKRWMRGASQLPIWMVGSLYVQYLAAPLFLLLGLFSPTLAIGLYIARLFVQTTIISFGLSRLRQSDLWPYALLFEVYQLVIGPLAVLFYLMPTKIEWKGRTYN; from the coding sequence ATGCCGGTTACTAATACACCAGACTGGCCGCAATCCCGCCCGGGTAGTCCCCTGATCAGTATCTTGATTGCCGCCAGAAATGAAGAACACGCCATTCTTACCTGTCTGGAGGCTGTCAACCGCCTGAACTACCCAACAGATCAGCTGGAGGTGCTCATTGGCAATGACCAGTCTACCGATCAGACCGCTACGCTGGTAGCCGGGTTCATTCAGGATAAGCCTGCCTTTCAACTCATGGATATCCGCGAGTCCGTCAGTGGGTTGCGCGGCAAGGCCAATGTGCTGGCACAGCTGGCTAATCAGGCTCGCGGCCAACTGTTTTTTTTTACCGATGCCGATACGCAGGTTCCTCCCGACTGGCTGATCGCTATGGGGCATTCGTTTCAGAAGCGGACAGGTATCGTAACGGGCGTTACCCTCCCCGAAGGCCCGAACCTCTTTCATAAGCTTCAAACAGTCGACTGGCTCTACAACCTGACACTCACGCATCTGGTAAGTAGTATGGGGTTGCCGGTTACGGCTATGGGTAATAACATGGCCGTAAGTCGCGAGGGGTACCACGCTGTTGGCGGATACGAGTCCCTGCCGTTTTCGGTTGTGGAAGATTATGCGCTTTTTCGGGCCGTTGTCGCTAAAGGATATGGGTTTGCCAATTTGCTGAATGCCGATGTGCTGGCCCGAACCAGGGCAGTGGATACCCTGGATGGGTTTCTTCATCAACGCAAACGCTGGATGCGGGGAGCGAGTCAACTGCCAATCTGGATGGTTGGTTCGCTTTACGTTCAGTATCTGGCGGCACCTCTGTTTCTGCTACTGGGCTTGTTTTCGCCAACTTTAGCCATCGGTCTGTATATCGCCAGACTATTTGTGCAAACAACAATCATTTCGTTCGGCCTAAGCCGACTACGGCAGAGCGACTTATGGCCTTACGCGTTGTTATTTGAGGTTTACCAGCTTGTCATCGGGCCGCTGGCGGTACTTTTTTACCTCATGCCGACGAAAATTGAGTGGAAAGGAAGGACATACAATTGA
- a CDS encoding two component transcriptional regulator, LytTR family (PFAM: response regulator receiver; LytTr DNA- binding region~SMART: response regulator receiver~KEGG: hypothetical protein), with the protein MIRAIAVDDEPPALRILTHFCQQAGSIDLLKTFTRTDEALTYIEQYPVDLLFLDINMPSMSGIDFYRAIANVSTVGRQPVMVIFTTAYGEYAVEGFTLNAVDYLLKPFTFERFLQAITKATDVYRWQQRADTTTEAYVFVRADYTLHKIALTDILYIEGLDDYLKIHLQPETGKPGVPKPVVARMTMKSMLERLPAADFVRVHRSYIVPLTRIEAVRNKTLFVAGRDIPIGASYEADFLKRFGL; encoded by the coding sequence ATGATTCGAGCTATTGCCGTTGACGACGAACCCCCGGCCCTGCGGATTCTCACCCATTTTTGCCAGCAGGCCGGATCAATCGACTTACTCAAAACGTTTACCCGAACCGACGAGGCCCTGACATATATCGAGCAGTACCCGGTCGACCTGCTGTTTCTGGATATAAACATGCCGTCTATGTCAGGTATCGACTTTTACCGGGCCATTGCAAATGTATCGACAGTTGGGCGGCAGCCAGTCATGGTTATTTTCACGACCGCCTATGGCGAGTATGCGGTGGAAGGATTTACCCTTAATGCCGTCGATTACCTGCTCAAGCCTTTTACGTTCGAGCGTTTTTTGCAGGCCATCACGAAAGCAACGGACGTCTATCGCTGGCAACAACGAGCGGATACGACGACCGAGGCTTATGTATTCGTCCGCGCCGACTACACGCTCCATAAAATCGCCCTGACGGACATTCTCTACATCGAAGGGCTGGATGATTACCTCAAAATTCATCTTCAGCCGGAAACCGGCAAACCGGGTGTTCCAAAGCCCGTCGTGGCCCGAATGACGATGAAATCCATGCTGGAACGACTGCCAGCGGCCGATTTCGTTCGGGTGCATCGGTCCTACATCGTTCCCCTGACCCGCATCGAAGCCGTCCGCAACAAAACACTGTTCGTGGCAGGTCGTGACATTCCCATCGGTGCCAGCTACGAAGCCGATTTCCTGAAACGCTTTGGCCTCTGA
- a CDS encoding intradiol ring-cleavage dioxygenase (PFAM: intradiol ring-cleavage dioxygenase~KEGG: cja:CJA_2848 protocatechuate dioxygenase), whose translation MERKEFLKRGFVSLLGITAVAPLIGACSSATVDPVSTTTTGSTTSTGSTNGSSSSNCTVTPSETEGPFPTKVPANFVIKDIRSDRTGVAFTMNITIKNASNSCAALAGALVDVWHCDKDGYYSEYGGTGMQSADFTKVDFLRGRQVTDANGLVSFTSIFPGWYSGRAPHIHVHIYNSAGKSLLVTQIAFPYDISNTVYTTAQSYGYTKGKQDTLNERDNVFSDGYTTELATVSGSISGGYTLTHTIVVNA comes from the coding sequence ATGGAACGTAAAGAATTTTTGAAGCGTGGCTTTGTTAGCTTACTGGGCATCACGGCGGTTGCTCCGCTGATTGGAGCCTGTTCATCCGCGACGGTTGATCCGGTCAGTACCACCACCACCGGCAGTACGACCTCGACGGGATCTACAAATGGCAGTTCGTCCAGTAACTGCACCGTTACGCCTTCAGAAACGGAAGGGCCTTTTCCTACCAAAGTACCGGCCAACTTCGTTATTAAAGACATTCGCTCCGACCGAACCGGTGTGGCCTTTACCATGAATATCACGATCAAAAATGCCAGTAACAGTTGCGCGGCTCTGGCCGGGGCACTCGTTGATGTGTGGCATTGCGATAAAGACGGCTATTATTCTGAATACGGCGGCACAGGGATGCAAAGCGCCGATTTTACGAAAGTAGACTTTCTGAGAGGTCGGCAGGTGACCGATGCCAATGGACTGGTTTCCTTTACGTCGATCTTTCCGGGCTGGTATTCGGGTCGGGCGCCCCACATTCACGTTCATATTTATAATTCGGCGGGCAAGTCGCTGCTAGTCACGCAAATCGCCTTTCCGTACGATATCAGCAACACGGTCTACACAACGGCTCAATCGTATGGGTATACCAAAGGAAAGCAGGACACGCTCAACGAACGGGATAACGTGTTCTCGGATGGCTATACAACCGAGTTAGCCACTGTTTCGGGAAGCATATCCGGTGGCTATACACTCACACACACCATCGTTGTGAACGCCTGA
- a CDS encoding crossover junction endodeoxyribonuclease RuvC (KEGG: plu:plu2110 Holliday junction resolvase~TIGRFAM: crossover junction endodeoxyribonuclease RuvC~PFAM: Crossover junction endodeoxyribonuclease RuvC), with the protein MILGVDPGTMIAGYGIISVKGGTMSMIQYGVVQLSKYTTYQLKLQKLYETILRLIDEYHPDEMAIEDPFFGKNVQAMLKLGRAQGVVMAAALSRNIPIVEYAPRRIKQSVTGNGNASKDQVSQMVGHLLKEDLDPKFFDATDALAIAVCHHFHENALPVAPGKKNKKGAWGAFVSENSDRIL; encoded by the coding sequence GTGATTTTGGGCGTCGACCCGGGTACCATGATTGCCGGTTATGGCATCATTTCGGTGAAAGGAGGTACCATGAGTATGATTCAATACGGCGTGGTTCAGTTGAGCAAATATACGACCTACCAGCTGAAGCTCCAGAAACTCTACGAAACCATCCTCCGCTTAATTGACGAGTACCACCCTGACGAAATGGCGATTGAAGACCCTTTCTTCGGGAAAAACGTACAGGCCATGCTGAAGCTGGGGCGGGCGCAGGGAGTGGTAATGGCGGCTGCCCTGTCGCGCAATATCCCCATCGTTGAGTACGCACCCCGCCGGATCAAACAGTCGGTTACCGGCAACGGCAATGCTTCCAAAGACCAGGTATCCCAAATGGTCGGGCATTTGCTGAAGGAGGACCTCGACCCTAAATTCTTCGACGCAACGGACGCTTTGGCCATTGCCGTATGCCATCATTTCCACGAAAATGCATTGCCGGTAGCACCGGGCAAAAAGAACAAGAAAGGGGCCTGGGGCGCATTCGTCAGCGAAAACTCCGACCGGATTCTCTGA
- a CDS encoding glycosyl transferase family 2 (PFAM: glycosyl transferase family 2~KEGG: kpe:KPK_5153 N-glycosyltransferase PgaC), which yields MTIFLLVISGLYALFTLLLWITWLRIPPGQLPGGSITDGPRITVVIPVRNEADNIRNLLDDLSRQTYARFEVIVADDSSTDATLSIVQQYAQSAPFALRPLPLTNERTASPKKRAITQSIAIATGDLILTTDGDCRVGPNWLASYAAFQTQTGARLISGPVTFTDEHTVFDALQTVEFSSLIGSGACTMQLGVPTMCNGANLCYVKEVFAEVGGFAGFDHLASGDDEFLMHKISVRYPNGVQFLKSPEAIVRTGTHQTWRGFYNQRKRWASKWRAYDSYLPSLLAVFIFLCNVVPVVAVLGWCLDFLNGNVTLLVIGLKLVPEFLFLRQILVFLQKKSSVPVIPLTQFIYPLYVLFFGLAAQGKGYYWKGRKLT from the coding sequence ATGACGATCTTTCTTCTGGTAATCAGCGGCCTCTACGCGCTGTTCACGCTACTGCTCTGGATCACCTGGTTACGCATCCCGCCGGGTCAGCTGCCGGGCGGGTCTATAACCGATGGGCCGCGTATTACCGTCGTGATTCCCGTTCGCAACGAAGCCGATAACATCCGCAACCTGCTCGATGACCTGAGCCGCCAGACCTATGCCCGGTTCGAGGTAATCGTAGCCGATGATTCATCGACCGACGCCACCCTGTCAATCGTTCAGCAGTATGCGCAGTCGGCCCCCTTTGCGCTCCGTCCATTGCCGCTGACTAACGAACGCACGGCATCGCCCAAGAAACGGGCCATCACCCAAAGCATAGCCATAGCCACCGGCGACCTGATTCTGACAACCGACGGCGACTGCCGGGTGGGTCCAAATTGGTTAGCTTCTTATGCCGCCTTTCAGACTCAAACGGGTGCCCGGCTGATATCAGGACCAGTCACCTTTACCGACGAGCATACGGTTTTTGACGCGCTGCAAACGGTTGAGTTTTCGAGTCTTATCGGTTCCGGAGCCTGCACCATGCAGCTTGGTGTGCCGACTATGTGCAATGGAGCCAACCTGTGCTACGTGAAAGAGGTGTTTGCAGAGGTGGGCGGCTTCGCCGGTTTCGATCACCTTGCCTCGGGCGACGATGAGTTTTTGATGCATAAGATTTCGGTACGGTATCCCAACGGGGTTCAGTTTCTGAAAAGCCCGGAAGCTATCGTTCGGACGGGCACTCACCAGACGTGGCGTGGATTTTATAACCAGCGGAAACGATGGGCCAGCAAGTGGCGGGCTTACGATAGTTACCTGCCGTCGCTCCTGGCGGTGTTTATATTCCTGTGTAATGTTGTCCCTGTTGTAGCTGTTCTGGGCTGGTGCCTCGATTTTTTAAACGGAAACGTAACACTGCTCGTTATTGGGCTGAAGCTGGTACCGGAGTTTTTGTTTTTACGACAGATTCTTGTTTTTTTACAAAAAAAATCGTCGGTGCCGGTTATCCCGCTGACTCAATTTATATACCCGCTTTATGTACTTTTCTTCGGGCTGGCTGCTCAGGGAAAAGGATACTATTGGAAAGGAAGAAAACTTACGTAA
- a CDS encoding polysaccharide deacetylase (PFAM: polysaccharide deacetylase~KEGG: cps:CPS_5017 polysaccharide deacetylase family protein) gives MSFFLHRSNFLLRTVYPEFWWKIEEEVEPTIYLTFDDGPIPDVTEFVLEQLDRFAAQATFFCIGDNVRKHRDILYKVLEAGHMVGNHTFNHLNGWKTEDVTYLENIQKCQTLLGVETSLFRPPYGRIKKTQVAEVLENYSIVMWDVLTGDFDRSLPADVCLRKTIKYTRPGSIIVFHDSVKAWPTMRYVLPRMLAYFAARGYSFRSVPQPVYAGY, from the coding sequence TTGTCATTTTTTCTGCATAGGTCGAATTTTTTGCTCCGGACGGTATACCCTGAGTTCTGGTGGAAGATTGAAGAGGAAGTTGAACCAACGATTTACCTGACATTCGATGATGGGCCAATCCCCGATGTGACCGAGTTTGTGCTCGAACAACTGGATCGATTTGCGGCTCAGGCGACCTTTTTCTGCATCGGGGATAACGTCCGCAAGCATCGAGACATACTGTATAAGGTGCTCGAAGCCGGGCATATGGTTGGCAATCATACGTTCAATCACCTGAACGGCTGGAAAACCGAAGATGTTACCTATCTGGAAAATATCCAAAAATGCCAGACGCTGTTGGGGGTTGAAACCTCGCTTTTTCGCCCTCCTTACGGTCGCATCAAAAAAACGCAGGTGGCCGAAGTGCTCGAGAATTATTCCATCGTGATGTGGGATGTGCTGACGGGAGATTTTGACCGTAGTCTCCCCGCCGACGTTTGTCTGCGTAAAACCATTAAGTACACCCGGCCCGGTTCTATTATCGTATTTCACGATAGCGTAAAGGCCTGGCCAACGATGCGCTATGTTCTACCCCGAATGCTGGCTTATTTTGCCGCCCGTGGGTATTCGTTCCGTTCCGTGCCACAACCCGTTTATGCCGGTTACTAA